The genomic interval TATATTCGTTTTCTCAGCTGTTATATCAGCTGGAATTAACGGGTTGCTATATAAATATATTTTCCACACAACTATATCCTTTATAACACCCACTTTGCTTTTAATACTAATCCTGGGTATAGCTTCAGATTATTCCGTGTATATTCTTTCCAGATTTCGATCAGAATTGAGGGCAAAAAACAAAGATGCAATACCTGAATCTGCAAAATGGGCCGGGCATGCAGTATTTACTTCGGGCACAACTGTTGCACTTTCGTACATTATATTATGGATATCAAATATACCGATATTCAGTGATGCAGGGCTTACCAATGCCATAGCTGCTGTGGTTACGATAATTATTGCAAACACATTGTTAATTGCAATACTTGCACAGTGGGGAAAGAAAACTTACTGGCCTGCAAAAATTAAAGAAAACCAGAAACTTCCATTTGAAAAATCAATGGAAAAAGTTGCACATGTTGCTTTAAATAACAGGAAAAAAATCATAGTAATATTTGTTATAGTGGCACTTGGAGCACTGTTCCTGTATTCCACAACACCAACAAATATGGATGTTTTTGAACTGATTCCTGCAAGCAGTGGTGTCCAGGCAACAAGCGTAATTAACAGTTCTCTGGGATATGACCTGTTTGACCCTGCATACGTAATGGTAAATTTCACATCACCAATTATGACTGTAAATAATACAACCGGGGCTATTACTTTTAATAGTACAGAGTATAATCAAACCCTTGCAATGGAGGATAAACTTGCGGCTTCGCCTTATGTCCACAGCATTTCAGGGCCCGGATATCCATATGAAAAGAAGGTCAATTACACGGATCTTGTATCTTCACTAGTTTATAGCAGTCAGTATCTAAATCAAACTGCCACATATATAGGGCATAACCACAAATCTGTTGAAATTGTAGTGTACCTTTCAAACGTGGCCTGGAGCAATCCTTCAACGAACTATGTAAATAAAATGCCCTCAATAGTCAACGGTTCAGGCAACTATACTGCTTATGTTGGCGGAACTACAGAATATCTGAACAATGCATATTCTTTCACATCCCATTCTTTCAATAATATGGTTCCATTGCTTGGAATTACAATATTTATCATTCTGCTGATACAGCTTGCATCTGCATTGACTCCAGTAAGGCTTATCCTTATGGTTATGGCTGCTGTTATGCTGGCACTGTCGCTTACATACATTATCTTCTATTACCTGCTTCACCTGCCTGTTATTATATTCCTTCCGTTATTTGTATTCATCACCCTGTTAGCCGTAGGGCTGGATTATGATATTTTCATGATCACCAAAGTTCAGGAAAACATCTCAAAGGGGATGAATACAGCAGAGGCTGTTAAGGATTCCATAGTGGAAAATGGCGGTGTCATAATTACACTGGGCTTACTGTTATTTGCAACATTCGGTGCATTATATTTCAGTGGATTGGGCATAATAGAAGAAATAGGAGTCGGGCTTGCCCTGGGTGTTCTGATAGATACCTTCGTAAGCTGGATGTTTTTTGTCCCTGCGATTATGACAGTAATGGATAAATATAACTGGTGGCCATCAAGGATCGGAAAGGACCTGCCTAAGGAAAAATAATTATACGTTGCGGCACTAAGGTGATATGAAGACATTCCTTAAGGTGATATTCAACAGTGAGGGTACAAAGCCCAGTGAAATAGTAGGTAGATTAAGGTCTCTTGGTTTCTCGCTTATAAAAGGTGAACAGGATATGGTTTACGAGTGGCCTGATTCAGCAACAGCCGACGATGCAATATGGTTTGCGGACAAAATACAGGCAACACTGCAGGGCTTTAACGTTTACTTTGAAATCGAAACTCTGGATTAAAAATTCTGCATCTTTCTATTTCTTAAACGGAATCCTCCTTATTTCACCACAGTAGGGGCAGCGGACCTGTACCATTTTATTTTTCAATTTGATTCCAGGGTTCTTATATGGCGTTTTGCAATGCTTGCAGTAAGAATGTTTTATGGAAGTATTTACCGAAATATTCATTCTCATCCCTATTTTCTCCATTAATCTTATATATCTTCTTGCCAGTGCAATGTTTTCTGTATTCTCTGCTTCATTGAAAAGTGTCTGCATCCGTTCCTTTGATATGTTTATAAGTACCCGGTCTTTCATTTCTATAAATATTTATTAATCTTATAAATATTGCCGTTTATGATTAAAATTATGGCGCTTGATGTGGATGGGACTATAACGGACCAGAACCGCATTATATGCCCGGAAGCGATAACCAGCATAAAGAAGGGCATAGAAAGCGGATTGCAAATATCACTGATCAGTGGCAATGTTATACCGGTAATGTACGGATTGAAAACATTTCTTGGCATCAACGCCCCGGTATTCGGTGAAAATGGCGGCATAATGTATTATAATGGTTCAATAGAGAAATTTTTTGACAAAACAAAGCCATTAGAATTCCTTGAATACATATCCAGCAGGTCATTAGCCACTCCATATTTCACAAACCAGTGGCGGGAAACATCTGCTGCATTTTCAATGGACCCGGGAAATGAAGCCATTGTATCTAAAGAAGCAGAAAAATGGAATCTGGAAATTGTAAATAGCAAGTTTACCTGGCATATAATGAATCCCGGTCAGAACAAAGGGTATGCAGTGGAAATTTTAAAGAAAATGTTTAACGCTAACTGGGATGAAATTCTGGTTGTCGGTGATTCTGATAATGATAATGCCATGTTCACCCTTCCTGTTAAAAAGGCATGCCCGGATAATGCAACAGATTCTTTAAAATCTATTAGCGATTATGTATCCCCCGAATCATATGGGTATGAAATAGGCGATGTAATGGCAAAATTCAATATTATCTGATATGGAATAAAAGGCGTTTAACCCATTATCTATGCTGCATTCAACCAGACAGGAAATATTTATATAAATCCAGCCTTAGGATTTGTCCACGGCAGGTTTTATATATTTTCCCATCCTATCCGCTACCAGTTCACCATTATCTATAACTGTTTCACCACGCATAACTACAGTTGACGGGAAAATGCCATTAAATCCATTAAATGGCGACCCCGGATTTTTTGAGTGGAGCCTGTAATCATTTATCCTTTCCATGCTAGAAAAATCAATTGACATGAAATCAGCATAATTGCCCTTTTTTATTTCTCCCTTTTTGAGATTAAACAGCAGGGCCGGATTCAATATGCATGTTTTATAAAATATATCGAATGGCAGTATCTTTTTCTGTACAAGGGCTAGCATAAGCGGAATCCTGGTTTCAACACCGATTATCCCGGCTTTAGAATATTCAAAATCAACCTTGTCATTCTGTATGTGCGGTGCATGGTCTGAGGAAACAATGTTAAATTTTCCAGAGATTAAGCCATTCAGGAGTTCTTTCTGTGTTTCCCTTGATCTCAGCGGCGGATTTACCTTCCCATATGCCCCTAGAGGCATATCATAATTGAGAAGAAGGTGGTGTGGTGTTACTTCCTTAACATAAGCTGTGGTGAAATCATGGGTCAGATGTGTAATAACGCCCTTAGAAAATTTCATGTTCCCTGCTTTGTCTATTGCAAGGTCTTCACATTCTGGGGGCCTTGTGGCTGAATATTCTTTCAGGTTCTTTGCTATCCCGGAATGTTTTTCCAGGCATTTTCCATCTTCAGCATGAAACAGCACTGGAATATTCATATTATTTATCTTCTGTATTCCTTTCTCCGTAAAATCAACAGTACCGTGGGCATTTGTTGTTTCGCCCATGTAGATTTTTATCCCTGAAGATTCACTGCTTATAATATCTGCATTGGTGCCCGTAAACATGGAATACAATCCAAAGTCGCAGAAGGCCTTTCTTCTTACTATGGCAAGCTTGTCACTGTAAGCTGCATAATTATCTATTTTCCTTCTGTTGTTTGGCATATCAAAAATAGTGGTTGTCCCACCAAATAAAGCTGAAATGCTTCCGGTCGAAAAGTCTTCCTTTTCTGTTTCCCCGGGGTCTCTGAAATGTACATGCGTATCTGTTCCGGCAGGAATAATAGCAT from Ferroplasma acidiphilum carries:
- a CDS encoding MMPL family transporter, which gives rise to MFESFFYKVGRYVKKNKKKVLVFWIILFLLMAYPATLIFSDTSYNLTNSLVTKNSQSSKANDILSAQFNGSSSDPSIIIVSNNTPIDNLTISRDMMAFQHSMDSYLKSINVGYNSTTSIFTVENKTLMGYSNSTYKLENGTSGLIEYTLLLKEQGYNESYAITNITRTSPEHSTFDDLLGELNLTHGNGVPDFVSYVYNDISAPNNYTGIENYVVSLVNSSQIYLINNAKPLANPLIQINTPYYSNYLYSLYNNSGKKYSAFVSNIINNTTYNKFPVLPSSYGSSSLMNQKNSTLIMIFSYKTNITAAQQSHINSIEKTYSSKISSSSFYLAGSTVANNQLATESLHGMIVALIIGIIVSIIIVGLFFRSPVTAFLPFLIFVFSAVISAGINGLLYKYIFHTTISFITPTLLLILILGIASDYSVYILSRFRSELRAKNKDAIPESAKWAGHAVFTSGTTVALSYIILWISNIPIFSDAGLTNAIAAVVTIIIANTLLIAILAQWGKKTYWPAKIKENQKLPFEKSMEKVAHVALNNRKKIIVIFVIVALGALFLYSTTPTNMDVFELIPASSGVQATSVINSSLGYDLFDPAYVMVNFTSPIMTVNNTTGAITFNSTEYNQTLAMEDKLAASPYVHSISGPGYPYEKKVNYTDLVSSLVYSSQYLNQTATYIGHNHKSVEIVVYLSNVAWSNPSTNYVNKMPSIVNGSGNYTAYVGGTTEYLNNAYSFTSHSFNNMVPLLGITIFIILLIQLASALTPVRLILMVMAAVMLALSLTYIIFYYLLHLPVIIFLPLFVFITLLAVGLDYDIFMITKVQENISKGMNTAEAVKDSIVENGGVIITLGLLLFATFGALYFSGLGIIEEIGVGLALGVLIDTFVSWMFFVPAIMTVMDKYNWWPSRIGKDLPKEK
- a CDS encoding ribonuclease P protein component 4; the encoded protein is MKDRVLINISKERMQTLFNEAENTENIALARRYIRLMEKIGMRMNISVNTSIKHSYCKHCKTPYKNPGIKLKNKMVQVRCPYCGEIRRIPFKK
- a CDS encoding dihydroorotase gives rise to the protein MYDNVFSGKFFFQGSFQELDIGVESGIITDIKKHINHERKILKNAIIPAGTDTHVHFRDPGETEKEDFSTGSISALFGGTTTIFDMPNNRRKIDNYAAYSDKLAIVRRKAFCDFGLYSMFTGTNADIISSESSGIKIYMGETTNAHGTVDFTEKGIQKINNMNIPVLFHAEDGKCLEKHSGIAKNLKEYSATRPPECEDLAIDKAGNMKFSKGVITHLTHDFTTAYVKEVTPHHLLLNYDMPLGAYGKVNPPLRSRETQKELLNGLISGKFNIVSSDHAPHIQNDKVDFEYSKAGIIGVETRIPLMLALVQKKILPFDIFYKTCILNPALLFNLKKGEIKKGNYADFMSIDFSSMERINDYRLHSKNPGSPFNGFNGIFPSTVVMRGETVIDNGELVADRMGKYIKPAVDKS
- a CDS encoding phosphoglycolate phosphatase, with amino-acid sequence MIKIMALDVDGTITDQNRIICPEAITSIKKGIESGLQISLISGNVIPVMYGLKTFLGINAPVFGENGGIMYYNGSIEKFFDKTKPLEFLEYISSRSLATPYFTNQWRETSAAFSMDPGNEAIVSKEAEKWNLEIVNSKFTWHIMNPGQNKGYAVEILKKMFNANWDEILVVGDSDNDNAMFTLPVKKACPDNATDSLKSISDYVSPESYGYEIGDVMAKFNII